CGGCGAGCGCCCGGAGCCGGCTGAGGGCCCGGTGCTGCGCGACCCGCACCGCACCCGGCGACATGCCGAGCATCTGTCCCGTCTCCTCCGCCGTCATCCCGATGGCGACCCGCAGCAGCACCAGCTCGCGCTGGTTCTCCGGGAGATTGGCGAGGAGCTTCTTCGCCCACTCCGCGTCGCTGCTGAGCAGCGCCCGCTCCTCGGGACCGAGCGAGTCGTCGGGCTGCTCCGGCATCTCGTCGGACGGCACCGCGGTACTGCCGTGCCGCATCGCGGCCCGCTGCAGGTCGGCGACCTTGTGCGCGGCGATGGCCACGACGAAGGCCTCGAAGGGCCGCCCGGTGTCGCGGTAGCGCGGCAGGGCGCACAGCACCGCCAGGCAGACCTCCTGGGCCAGATCGTCCACGAAGTGCCTGGCGTCGCCCGGCAGCCGCGACAGCCGCGTGCGGCAGTAGCGCAGGGCGAGCGGGTGCACCAGGGCCAGCAGATCGTGGGTGGCCCGCCGGTCACCCTCCACGGCGCGCGCGACGAGGGCGCCGATCTCCCCTGGGGCTGTGGGCATGGGAGACCCCGCCTTGTCGTCGTCGCGCATCGGTCCATGGTGCCTCGCTGTGGAAGCTTCCGTGGCATCGCCCTCGTGGTTGTGCATCGAACCGTTACGCGTCGGTGTC
The window above is part of the Streptomyces syringium genome. Proteins encoded here:
- a CDS encoding sigma-70 family RNA polymerase sigma factor, with protein sequence MRDDDKAGSPMPTAPGEIGALVARAVEGDRRATHDLLALVHPLALRYCRTRLSRLPGDARHFVDDLAQEVCLAVLCALPRYRDTGRPFEAFVVAIAAHKVADLQRAAMRHGSTAVPSDEMPEQPDDSLGPEERALLSSDAEWAKKLLANLPENQRELVLLRVAIGMTAEETGQMLGMSPGAVRVAQHRALSRLRALAEQ